The proteins below are encoded in one region of Vibrio sp. ED004:
- a CDS encoding arylsulfatase, with protein sequence MKRIFHLLILSVLSSFSLSAWSAQEQPNIFVIFTDDVGISNLSAYHNGVMSSETPNIDSIAEKGMLLTDYYAQPSCTAGRSAFLTGQLPVRTGMHSVGLPGGPVGLSADTPTLPEMLKSMGYVTGQFGKNHLGDRDEFLPTMHGFDEYWGWLYHLNAMEYTEDPDWPKDGSLDAFAPRNVIYSRADGKGGQSIEDDGALSIERMRTLDDEVNKHAINFIERAVEAEKPFFTWYCPSRGHVWTHLSEEYEAMLGQNGWGLQEVVMKDLDDHVGEMLAKMEELGIADNTIIIFTADNGPEIMTWPDGGMTPFHGEKGTTWEGGVRAPALVSWPGKIPAGSVGNGIFDGMDWLPTLIAAAGGPTDLKEKMLKGHDGFKAHLDGYNQVDMLTEKGESNRKEIYYYERDKLQAVRVGDWKAHFVVQNHGWSGPKEELNAPLLFNLRRDPYERAAEESGMYLKWMGQKMWAFGPAQAAIQQHLATFEEWPPVTPESPAEKTGGVGN encoded by the coding sequence ATGAAAAGGATTTTCCATCTTCTTATCCTGAGTGTGTTGAGTAGCTTTTCGCTATCAGCATGGTCAGCTCAAGAGCAGCCAAATATCTTTGTTATCTTCACTGATGATGTGGGGATCTCAAACCTGAGTGCCTATCACAATGGCGTGATGAGCAGTGAAACACCGAATATCGACAGTATTGCCGAGAAGGGCATGTTACTCACCGATTACTACGCTCAACCATCGTGTACTGCGGGTCGTTCCGCCTTCTTAACTGGGCAATTACCAGTACGAACGGGCATGCACTCTGTTGGATTACCGGGTGGCCCTGTGGGTTTGAGTGCGGATACCCCAACGCTTCCAGAAATGCTCAAGAGCATGGGCTATGTGACGGGGCAGTTTGGTAAAAATCATTTAGGTGACCGAGATGAATTCCTACCGACAATGCACGGTTTTGATGAGTATTGGGGTTGGTTGTATCACTTGAATGCGATGGAATACACCGAAGACCCTGATTGGCCAAAAGATGGATCGTTAGATGCCTTTGCACCTCGTAACGTGATCTATTCAAGAGCGGATGGTAAGGGCGGACAATCCATTGAGGATGATGGTGCGCTGTCGATTGAGCGTATGCGTACACTGGATGATGAAGTCAATAAACACGCTATCAACTTCATCGAAAGGGCGGTTGAAGCGGAGAAGCCATTCTTTACTTGGTATTGCCCATCACGAGGTCACGTTTGGACGCATCTTTCTGAAGAGTACGAAGCCATGCTTGGCCAGAACGGGTGGGGACTGCAAGAAGTGGTGATGAAAGATCTCGATGATCACGTTGGTGAGATGCTTGCCAAAATGGAAGAGCTCGGCATTGCAGATAACACCATCATCATTTTTACGGCCGATAATGGCCCTGAAATCATGACATGGCCAGATGGCGGTATGACACCGTTCCATGGCGAAAAAGGCACAACATGGGAAGGTGGTGTTCGTGCTCCTGCATTGGTGAGTTGGCCGGGCAAAATCCCAGCTGGCAGTGTCGGCAATGGCATCTTTGACGGTATGGATTGGTTACCAACACTGATTGCAGCGGCGGGTGGCCCAACAGATCTGAAAGAGAAAATGTTGAAAGGTCACGATGGTTTTAAAGCACATCTCGATGGTTACAACCAAGTCGATATGTTGACGGAAAAAGGCGAGTCGAATCGTAAAGAGATTTACTACTACGAACGAGACAAGCTACAAGCCGTTCGAGTCGGAGATTGGAAAGCACATTTCGTGGTTCAGAATCACGGTTGGAGTGGCCCGAAAGAAGAACTTAACGCACCACTACTGTTCAACCTGCGTCGTGATCCTTACGAGCGAGCAGCTGAAGAGTCGGGTATGTACTTGAAATGGATGGGGCAGAAGATGTGGGCATTTGGCCCTGCTCAAGCTGCTATTCAGCAACACTTAGCGACCTTCGAAGAGTGGCCGCCGGTCACTCCTGAATCTCCGGCCGAGAAAACCGGTGGTGTGGGGAATTAG
- a CDS encoding LacI family DNA-binding transcriptional regulator has protein sequence MNSPKHSTASKPTVTSKDVAKLAGVSQSTVSRVFVPGSSVSEKTKQKVFEAAKALNYRPNAFARSLTTNESKLIGLVFPDADYPIHMKTLQLISTELQKQGYSAVLIPWQVDGNDNHSIPNIFQYRVDGVIAASATFNKSLYEECEEFDIPIVQYARVVEGTKSSHVVSDNYAAGQVAAQHLHSVGTKSAVYLTGNVPTYTNGEREAGFCSEFEDLTGKQARVIEADYDYLDSLDTIRAMFSEPTQPQAIFCATDNLAMAVMDVARLEFNLRIPEDLQVIGFDDIPQTQWLNYQLTTFKQDFRRLARESVKIVVSQIQEQDTSLVKLMVPVKFIERKTTLK, from the coding sequence ATGAACTCACCAAAACACTCCACGGCGTCAAAGCCAACCGTTACCTCAAAAGATGTCGCTAAGCTCGCTGGCGTTTCTCAATCTACCGTTTCTCGTGTATTTGTTCCGGGCAGTTCGGTATCTGAAAAGACCAAGCAGAAAGTATTTGAAGCCGCGAAAGCACTCAACTATCGCCCTAATGCCTTTGCTCGAAGCCTAACCACCAACGAGTCTAAATTGATTGGCTTGGTCTTCCCTGATGCTGACTACCCAATTCACATGAAAACCCTGCAGCTTATCTCTACTGAGTTACAAAAACAGGGCTATTCTGCGGTGCTTATTCCGTGGCAAGTCGATGGTAATGACAACCACTCGATTCCTAACATCTTCCAGTATCGAGTTGATGGTGTGATTGCCGCTTCTGCAACCTTCAATAAGTCACTTTATGAAGAGTGTGAAGAGTTCGACATCCCAATTGTTCAGTATGCTCGCGTGGTTGAAGGTACTAAGAGTAGTCATGTGGTGAGCGATAACTATGCGGCAGGCCAAGTTGCTGCTCAGCATTTGCATAGCGTTGGAACAAAGTCAGCGGTTTATCTAACAGGTAACGTACCGACTTACACCAATGGCGAACGTGAAGCGGGCTTTTGTTCAGAGTTCGAAGACCTAACTGGCAAGCAAGCTCGTGTCATTGAAGCGGATTATGACTACCTTGATTCACTGGACACGATTCGCGCGATGTTTTCCGAGCCGACACAGCCGCAAGCGATTTTCTGCGCGACAGATAACCTAGCAATGGCGGTCATGGATGTAGCGCGCTTAGAGTTCAATCTGCGTATTCCTGAAGATCTGCAAGTGATTGGTTTTGATGATATTCCACAGACTCAGTGGTTAAACTACCAACTCACCACCTTTAAGCAAGATTTCAGACGCCTTGCCCGCGAGTCAGTGAAAATTGTCGTTAGCCAAATTCAAGAGCAAGACACCAGCTTGGTTAAGTTGATGGTGCCAGTGAAGTTCATAGAGCGAAAAACAACGCTAAAATAG
- a CDS encoding porin — MKKSILSAVILIALTSGSAFAAHTFTNDAGDSLTLDGRFDVRYQDKGGDHNGEWNSGSSRFGLKGQMGLDNDWTGFGHAEWGYNSGANGDNIYDRLLYAGVEHEKYGKIAAGTKQWSTFYDVAWFTDMGRVFGSRGSGYYNLSDWGIASGTGRAENSITYRNNISDNWKYGFTYQTTREDVVLADGLTATLKNGMGASTLYTVMDGLTIGLAYHQNEFDDVDAGVQNIKDGDTQRIGLLGVNYTNDGLFVGFTYSQGSNWETTSQAEFYDHRGAEFFTYYHFENGLRPTFNVNYLTDTDDNANGYERQLIIPGLEYHFKKNKFLVWTEYQFDNGNDKSVGNRYENSDDQFAAGIRYYF; from the coding sequence ATGAAAAAGTCGATTCTTTCAGCAGTGATCCTGATAGCACTTACTTCGGGTTCTGCTTTTGCTGCACACACTTTTACCAATGACGCAGGCGACAGCCTGACTCTAGATGGCCGTTTTGACGTTCGTTACCAAGACAAAGGTGGCGACCATAACGGCGAATGGAACAGTGGTAGTTCTCGTTTCGGTCTTAAAGGTCAAATGGGACTAGATAACGACTGGACTGGCTTTGGTCATGCCGAATGGGGTTACAACTCAGGTGCTAACGGCGACAATATTTATGACCGACTTCTATACGCTGGCGTAGAGCACGAAAAATACGGCAAGATTGCTGCGGGTACTAAGCAATGGTCGACCTTCTACGATGTGGCTTGGTTTACCGATATGGGTCGTGTGTTTGGTTCACGTGGCTCTGGCTACTACAACCTATCTGACTGGGGTATTGCTTCTGGTACAGGCCGTGCTGAGAACTCAATCACTTACCGCAACAACATCAGCGACAACTGGAAATACGGCTTCACGTACCAAACCACTCGTGAAGATGTTGTCCTAGCTGACGGTTTAACCGCGACGCTGAAAAACGGTATGGGTGCGTCAACGCTTTACACTGTGATGGATGGCTTAACAATTGGTTTAGCTTACCACCAGAATGAGTTTGATGATGTTGATGCCGGCGTGCAAAACATTAAAGATGGCGATACCCAGCGCATCGGTTTATTAGGTGTAAACTACACCAATGATGGCCTATTTGTTGGTTTCACCTACAGCCAGGGCTCAAACTGGGAAACCACCAGCCAAGCTGAATTCTACGACCACCGTGGTGCTGAATTCTTCACGTACTACCACTTTGAAAACGGTCTGCGTCCAACCTTTAACGTTAACTACTTAACAGATACAGACGACAACGCTAATGGCTACGAGCGTCAGCTGATTATCCCTGGTCTTGAGTACCACTTTAAGAAAAACAAGTTCTTAGTGTGGACGGAATACCAATTCGACAACGGCAACGACAAGTCAGTGGGTAACCGCTACGAAAACAGCGATGACCAATTCGCGGCGGGTATTCGTTACTACTTCTAA
- a CDS encoding nuclear transport factor 2 family protein has protein sequence MSKYQEAKRIVREYFDAMENATHENVAEVLKAHTSEDYLWRGVYPFREQEGAQAAADVFWAPMMKSMTRMQRRQDIFIGGNNEVNPDEIWVMSMGHFMGLFDAEYLGMRPTGKIMNVRYAEFNCVVDGKITKTGLFLDLLGMMDQAGCYPLPPSTGKHFVYPGPRNHDGLLFEDADPEEGVATLALVNKMVDDLSALNDSGAMGCPPEVLAKSWSKDMIWYGPCGIGASYTIPRYQQQHQLPFRNNLKDKKFNGHVCRFAEGNFSCFFGWPNLSNTPTGGFLGMTGGEVRANMQVVDVYYRDGDKLSENWVLIDLPYWLQQQGLDVFERTSTIMNPTL, from the coding sequence ATGTCTAAATATCAAGAAGCTAAACGCATTGTTCGCGAATACTTTGATGCAATGGAAAACGCAACTCACGAGAACGTTGCTGAAGTTTTAAAAGCACACACTTCTGAAGACTACTTGTGGCGCGGCGTTTACCCATTCCGTGAGCAAGAAGGCGCTCAAGCTGCGGCTGACGTTTTCTGGGCTCCAATGATGAAATCAATGACACGCATGCAGCGTCGTCAAGACATCTTCATCGGCGGTAACAACGAAGTTAACCCAGATGAGATTTGGGTAATGAGCATGGGTCACTTCATGGGTCTGTTCGACGCTGAATACCTAGGCATGCGCCCTACAGGTAAAATCATGAACGTTCGCTACGCAGAATTTAACTGTGTTGTTGATGGCAAAATCACAAAGACTGGCCTGTTCCTAGATCTACTAGGCATGATGGACCAAGCGGGTTGCTACCCACTGCCACCATCAACTGGTAAACACTTCGTATACCCTGGTCCACGTAACCACGATGGTCTGTTGTTTGAAGATGCAGATCCAGAAGAAGGCGTTGCAACACTAGCGCTTGTAAACAAAATGGTTGATGACCTTTCAGCTCTTAACGACAGCGGCGCGATGGGTTGCCCACCAGAAGTGCTAGCGAAGAGCTGGTCAAAAGACATGATTTGGTACGGCCCATGTGGTATCGGCGCGTCTTACACCATTCCTCGCTACCAACAACAGCACCAACTTCCTTTCCGTAACAACCTGAAAGATAAGAAGTTCAACGGCCACGTTTGTCGTTTCGCTGAAGGTAACTTCTCTTGTTTCTTCGGTTGGCCAAACCTATCAAACACACCAACAGGTGGCTTCCTAGGTATGACTGGCGGCGAAGTACGCGCAAACATGCAAGTGGTTGACGTTTACTACCGTGACGGCGACAAGCTATCTGAAAACTGGGTTCTTATCGACCTTCCTTACTGGCTGCAACAGCAAGGTCTAGACGTTTTCGAACGTACTTCAACCATCATGAACCCAACGCTATAA
- a CDS encoding MFS transporter produces the protein MTTKKHMSEVPMIQRVAAYLAILVGYFFYCYNFVIIDYVRPYIVDAYDGINLADTAQFYTWQSVGALIGALSCAWVASNFGKKSTLIVITALNGGATIINMMFTDYAMWAAMRFIIGISLGGYFTVAVSLMIGLFTPTVRGKLTAFASSMFSVALMAMGAYAAFISSIDAPWQSLMWVGGIPPLVAAALMIFILPSDKKVIAYGEEDQAAAEASNAPAKKGSWGEMLSAPYRKLTITCLLLAGLNFYGYQFFSGFVTTYLKDVRQFDGATIGIIFSISAFGSLFGAWVWGAIADKYGRKVNAFGFILAGVMASVFFVAPSDVMIGSLNMLAILGLIYNFGLSASAVWGGYFSELFPAHLRSFGAALFHGGRIIGMWAPMVLVFIQERSDLATAMWGSPIVWIVAGLLWLSLPETLKGGIFDKSKKAETAKA, from the coding sequence ATGACTACTAAAAAACACATGAGCGAAGTTCCTATGATTCAAAGGGTAGCTGCTTATCTTGCAATTCTAGTGGGCTACTTTTTCTATTGTTATAACTTTGTAATTATTGACTACGTACGCCCATACATCGTTGATGCGTATGATGGTATTAACTTGGCGGATACCGCTCAGTTCTATACATGGCAGTCGGTTGGCGCACTTATTGGTGCCCTAAGCTGTGCATGGGTGGCATCAAACTTTGGTAAGAAATCGACTCTTATTGTCATCACTGCACTAAACGGTGGCGCAACCATCATCAACATGATGTTTACCGACTACGCGATGTGGGCAGCGATGCGTTTCATCATCGGTATTTCTTTGGGTGGTTACTTCACAGTAGCAGTAAGCCTGATGATCGGCCTATTCACACCAACCGTGCGCGGTAAGTTAACGGCATTCGCTTCTTCTATGTTCTCTGTTGCGCTAATGGCAATGGGTGCATACGCAGCGTTCATTTCTAGCATCGACGCACCTTGGCAGAGCCTAATGTGGGTGGGTGGTATTCCTCCTCTAGTTGCTGCTGCACTGATGATCTTTATCCTGCCTAGCGACAAGAAAGTGATCGCCTACGGTGAAGAAGATCAAGCCGCGGCGGAAGCATCTAACGCACCAGCGAAGAAAGGCTCTTGGGGTGAAATGCTAAGCGCGCCTTACCGCAAGCTAACGATCACTTGTCTATTACTGGCTGGCCTTAACTTCTACGGCTACCAATTCTTCTCTGGCTTCGTGACAACGTACCTAAAAGATGTTCGCCAATTCGACGGTGCGACCATCGGCATCATCTTCTCTATCTCGGCATTCGGTTCTCTATTCGGTGCTTGGGTATGGGGTGCAATCGCCGATAAATACGGCCGCAAAGTGAACGCGTTTGGCTTCATCCTTGCGGGTGTTATGGCTTCAGTATTCTTTGTCGCACCAAGCGACGTGATGATCGGCAGCCTAAACATGCTGGCTATCCTAGGTCTTATCTACAACTTCGGTCTGTCTGCTTCTGCGGTATGGGGTGGTTACTTCTCAGAGTTGTTCCCTGCTCACCTACGTAGCTTTGGTGCAGCTCTATTCCACGGCGGTCGTATCATCGGTATGTGGGCGCCAATGGTGTTGGTATTCATTCAAGAACGTAGCGACCTTGCTACAGCAATGTGGGGCTCACCAATCGTATGGATTGTGGCTGGTCTACTGTGGCTATCACTACCAGAGACATTGAAAGGCGGCATCTTCGACAAGAGCAAAAAAGCGGAAACAGCAAAAGCTTAA
- a CDS encoding sodium/solute symporter (Members of the Solute:Sodium Symporter (SSS), TC 2.A.21 as described in tcdb.org, catalyze solute:Na+ symport. Known solutes for members of the family include sugars, amino acids, nucleosides, inositols, vitamins, urea or anions, depending on the system.): protein MVTYSSFVVIALYVLSTLFISYLVNKRYSVGGDFSTGGKQFGWFTAGVSILATYISAMTFVGMPGWVYSSGMEAMSVHLNYPIVIFFAVVFFVPVFYKLGLTSIYEYLEHRFGVVARTINSIVFIVVQCISAGVILYAVALILVQVLPVSISEAIIYISLFTALYAYAGGISTVIWTDMLQSAVLIIGSIAIFVLLLMKIDAGEMLSPEHLNIINLDFDLGVDTTLWAGVVAVSFLHLSVYGTNQLIIQRTLATKNVQTAQKSMLLCGYGAFFIYLFFAVMGVLLSVFYQDTSFENSNEVILDFVFNHTNPIIVGLVISALSAAAMSTLDSTYNSMATVATFDFYKRFFRKQASDAHYESVARKMSLVSAASVVVPALLAVSNESVLKTIASLTSIFVGIRLGSFILGLFFKQANEKGVIAGSIGSVVVVFIAKYSGISWPWFALIGTVVFLVLGIVVSRFWGEVTQQQHEFIAKQKHLFAKPTASHYGLLVFAVVTIAACTVIPDWLYAALS from the coding sequence ATGGTTACGTACTCAAGTTTTGTGGTTATTGCTCTTTATGTGTTAAGTACTTTATTTATCAGCTACTTAGTAAATAAGCGCTATAGCGTTGGTGGCGACTTTTCGACTGGTGGAAAACAATTTGGTTGGTTTACGGCGGGTGTGTCGATTCTTGCAACCTACATCAGTGCGATGACGTTCGTGGGTATGCCGGGCTGGGTTTATAGCTCAGGCATGGAAGCGATGAGCGTTCATCTGAATTACCCAATAGTGATCTTTTTCGCTGTGGTTTTCTTTGTTCCAGTGTTTTACAAACTTGGCCTGACCTCGATTTATGAATACCTGGAGCACCGCTTTGGCGTTGTTGCTCGCACGATCAATTCCATCGTGTTCATTGTGGTTCAGTGTATTTCGGCAGGGGTGATTTTGTATGCGGTGGCATTGATCTTGGTGCAAGTGTTGCCGGTGAGTATCTCCGAGGCGATCATTTACATCAGCCTGTTTACGGCCTTGTATGCCTATGCGGGGGGCATCTCAACCGTCATATGGACAGACATGCTGCAGTCGGCAGTATTGATTATTGGCAGCATTGCGATCTTTGTTTTATTGCTGATGAAAATCGATGCGGGCGAGATGTTGTCTCCTGAGCATCTGAATATCATCAACCTCGATTTTGACTTAGGCGTCGACACCACATTGTGGGCGGGTGTTGTGGCGGTGAGCTTTTTACATCTGAGCGTTTATGGCACTAACCAACTGATTATCCAAAGAACACTGGCGACAAAAAACGTTCAGACAGCGCAAAAATCCATGCTGCTTTGTGGTTACGGCGCATTCTTTATCTATCTGTTTTTTGCTGTGATGGGCGTTCTGTTGAGTGTCTTTTATCAAGACACCAGTTTTGAGAACAGTAATGAAGTGATTCTCGATTTCGTGTTTAACCACACTAACCCAATCATTGTTGGGCTTGTGATTTCTGCATTGTCGGCAGCGGCGATGTCGACACTGGATTCCACTTATAACTCAATGGCGACAGTCGCAACGTTCGATTTCTATAAGCGCTTTTTCCGTAAGCAAGCCTCTGACGCACACTATGAGTCGGTGGCAAGAAAAATGAGCCTCGTTTCTGCCGCTTCGGTTGTTGTGCCTGCTTTACTTGCGGTTTCTAACGAATCTGTACTCAAAACCATTGCCAGCCTGACTTCGATTTTTGTCGGTATTCGCCTTGGCTCTTTCATCCTTGGGTTGTTTTTCAAGCAAGCGAATGAAAAAGGCGTTATAGCGGGCAGTATCGGCAGTGTCGTAGTGGTATTTATTGCCAAATACAGTGGTATATCTTGGCCTTGGTTTGCCTTAATTGGTACGGTGGTTTTCTTAGTTCTAGGTATTGTTGTGAGCCGATTCTGGGGAGAGGTGACACAGCAACAACACGAATTTATTGCCAAGCAAAAGCATTTGTTCGCTAAGCCTACCGCGAGTCATTACGGCTTGTTGGTCTTTGCGGTTGTGACGATTGCTGCTTGTACTGTTATTCCTGATTGGCTTTATGCCGCTCTTTCTTAA
- a CDS encoding L-serine ammonia-lyase, translating into MLSIFDIYKIGVGPSSSHTNGPMIAGFHFTQLVADRITEVVRVQVDLYGSLSLTGIGHHTDRATILGLLGNKPDTIKITSANEAMRRAIDSGEMQLSGSHAIGFNYQTDMLFHEDNLPLHENGMMITAFDQAGNAIIDETYYSIGGGFIATADELQNGTKTESVEVTYPFKNADEMLKQAEDNGMSLGGMILKNESAFQDAGTIAEKADQIWRVMSRCMERGFETEGILDGGLNVTRRAPNLLKKLEANAAVENDPMEIMDWINLFAFAVSEENAAGGQVVTSPTNGAAGVIPAVLMYYHRFIKELDTKQLKDFLAVSGAIGILYKTNASISGAEVGCQGEVGVSSSMAAAGLTALRGGSNEQICIAAEIAMEHSLGMTCDPIGGLVQVPCIERNAMGAMKAINASRMALKRNSKSLISLDKVIATMYQTGKDMNKKYRETSLGGLALIHLAHPCE; encoded by the coding sequence ATGTTATCGATCTTTGATATCTACAAAATTGGTGTGGGGCCATCGAGCTCACACACTAACGGCCCAATGATTGCGGGTTTCCATTTCACTCAATTAGTCGCAGACAGAATCACAGAGGTGGTGCGTGTTCAGGTCGATCTTTATGGTTCGTTATCGTTAACCGGAATAGGTCACCACACCGATAGAGCGACCATCTTGGGTTTGCTTGGCAATAAGCCAGATACGATTAAGATCACCAGTGCTAATGAAGCGATGCGACGCGCTATCGACAGTGGTGAAATGCAATTGAGTGGCAGCCACGCGATTGGCTTTAACTACCAAACCGACATGTTATTCCATGAAGACAATCTGCCCCTGCATGAAAATGGCATGATGATTACCGCGTTTGATCAAGCTGGAAATGCGATTATCGATGAAACCTACTACTCGATCGGTGGTGGTTTTATCGCAACTGCAGATGAGCTGCAAAACGGTACCAAAACTGAATCGGTAGAAGTGACTTACCCTTTTAAGAACGCCGATGAAATGCTGAAACAAGCTGAAGACAACGGCATGAGCCTAGGTGGAATGATTCTGAAAAATGAGTCGGCCTTCCAAGATGCAGGTACGATTGCGGAAAAGGCGGATCAGATCTGGCGTGTGATGTCGCGCTGTATGGAACGTGGTTTTGAAACTGAAGGTATTCTTGATGGTGGGTTGAATGTCACTCGCCGTGCGCCAAACCTATTGAAAAAGCTAGAAGCGAATGCAGCCGTTGAAAACGATCCAATGGAGATTATGGATTGGATTAACTTGTTTGCCTTTGCTGTCAGTGAAGAAAATGCGGCTGGTGGCCAAGTGGTGACGTCACCAACCAATGGTGCCGCGGGCGTGATTCCTGCGGTACTGATGTATTACCATCGCTTCATTAAAGAGTTGGATACCAAGCAGCTCAAAGACTTCTTAGCGGTATCGGGTGCGATTGGTATTTTGTACAAAACCAACGCTTCGATTTCAGGTGCCGAAGTAGGGTGTCAAGGTGAAGTCGGTGTGTCATCTTCTATGGCGGCTGCTGGTTTAACTGCGCTGCGCGGTGGTAGTAACGAGCAGATCTGCATTGCTGCGGAAATCGCAATGGAACATTCACTCGGTATGACGTGTGACCCGATTGGTGGCCTAGTACAAGTACCGTGTATTGAACGAAATGCGATGGGTGCGATGAAGGCGATTAATGCGTCTCGCATGGCATTGAAACGCAATAGCAAATCTTTGATCTCGTTGGATAAGGTCATCGCGACCATGTACCAAACGGGTAAAGACATGAATAAAAAGTATCGTGAAACGTCTCTTGGTGGCTTAGCGCTGATTCATTTAGCTCACCCTTGTGAATAG
- a CDS encoding Lrp/AsnC family transcriptional regulator, with the protein MKQKESTKEVLDDTDIAILGHIQQDGRMSNSKLAEKVNLSETPCWRRWKRMEETGYIDGYAAKLNRKKLGFHVAGFTLVTLGNHEVENTEPFEEFVEVTDWIPMCHCIAGGADYMVQVLAKDLEEYFERISSIRRVKGVSAIQSNISVKELKNSYQLPLED; encoded by the coding sequence ATGAAACAGAAAGAATCCACCAAAGAAGTATTAGATGACACAGATATCGCCATCTTAGGACATATCCAACAAGACGGTCGCATGAGCAACAGTAAGCTCGCCGAGAAGGTAAACCTCAGCGAAACCCCATGTTGGCGCCGTTGGAAACGCATGGAAGAAACAGGCTATATCGACGGTTATGCCGCCAAGCTCAATCGCAAGAAATTAGGCTTCCATGTAGCAGGTTTTACCTTAGTCACGCTAGGCAACCACGAAGTTGAAAACACAGAACCATTCGAAGAGTTTGTTGAAGTCACGGATTGGATTCCGATGTGTCACTGTATCGCAGGCGGTGCAGACTACATGGTGCAAGTATTAGCAAAAGATTTGGAAGAATATTTTGAGCGTATTAGCTCAATAAGACGAGTAAAAGGCGTGAGCGCGATTCAATCCAACATCTCAGTGAAAGAACTGAAAAACAGCTATCAACTTCCTCTTGAGGACTAG
- a CDS encoding LysE family translocator: protein MSSQLMLAFLLFSTSIAITPGAGNIALLGISSRYGFAATLPFISGNAFGIIIVLAGSSVGLVSLFTLYPELYNILKYAGAAYLLFMAWSIANMQIEESTTDNRSGFVSGVLVQVLNPKGWIASLTVFSQFITPNADYLIQVVTIIAGMVITGVPCMLVWAYCGTMLKKLLQSPKQMMVVNRCLGGSLALVVAFMLYQPA from the coding sequence ATGAGCTCTCAATTAATGCTGGCGTTCTTGCTATTTTCAACATCGATTGCAATTACACCTGGGGCAGGGAATATCGCATTACTTGGGATTTCAAGTCGTTATGGGTTTGCTGCAACTTTGCCTTTTATCTCTGGGAACGCTTTTGGCATCATCATCGTACTGGCAGGATCCAGTGTCGGTTTGGTGAGCCTATTCACTCTTTACCCAGAGCTATATAACATTTTGAAGTACGCGGGCGCGGCTTATTTGCTGTTCATGGCGTGGTCGATTGCCAATATGCAAATCGAAGAGAGCACCACCGATAATCGTTCGGGCTTTGTGTCGGGTGTGTTGGTTCAGGTGTTGAACCCTAAAGGTTGGATTGCTTCGTTAACTGTGTTTTCTCAGTTCATCACTCCGAACGCAGACTATTTGATTCAAGTGGTGACCATTATTGCAGGCATGGTGATCACGGGCGTACCGTGCATGTTGGTGTGGGCTTATTGCGGCACTATGCTTAAAAAGCTGCTTCAATCACCAAAACAGATGATGGTGGTAAACCGTTGTTTGGGCGGAAGCCTCGCACTAGTGGTTGCCTTTATGCTTTATCAACCAGCATAA